Proteins from a genomic interval of Acinonyx jubatus isolate Ajub_Pintada_27869175 chromosome B4, VMU_Ajub_asm_v1.0, whole genome shotgun sequence:
- the POU6F1 gene encoding POU domain, class 6, transcription factor 1 isoform X3 codes for MPRSLLRRRAKDWRVSLPRAPRAEARPKPVNPLVKLGQTTQIPLQRQLSLPGIPPSPAPAVATFSQAPSQPQASQTLTPLAVQAAPQVLTQENLATVLTGVMVPAGAVTQPLLIPISIAGQVAGQQGLAVWTIPTATVAALPGLTAASPTGGIFKPPLAGLQAAAVLNAALPTPVQAVPPVQASSPTQPRPAAQPQTLFQTQPLLQTTPAILPQPTAATATAPVPKPVDTPPQITVQPAGFALSPGIISAASLGGQTQILGSLTTTPVIANAIPSMPGISSQILTNAQGQVIGALPWVVNSASVAAPAPAQSLQVQAVTPQLLLNAQGQVIATLASSPLPPPVAVRKASTPESPAKSEVQPIQPTPAVPQPAVVITSPAPAAKPSASAPIPITCSETPTVSQLVSKPHTPSLDEDGINLEEIREFAKNFKIRRLSLGLTQTQVGQALTATEGPAYSQSAICRFEKLDITPKSAQKLKPVLEKWLNEAELRNQEGQQNLMEFVGGEPSKKRKRRTSFTPQAIEALNAYFEKNPLPTGQEITEIAKELNYDREVVRVWFCNRRQTLKNTSKLNVFQIP; via the exons ATGCCCAGATCTCTGCTGAGGAGGAGGGCAAAGGACTGGAGGGTGTCGCTGCCGAGGGCTCCCAGAGCAGAGGCCCGGCCGAAGCCAGTGAACCCGCTGGTGAAGCTGGGCCAGACAACCCAGATTCCTCTGCAGAGGCAACTG TCTCTCCCGGGGATCCCTCCGAGCCCTGCCCCTGCGGTTGCCACCTTCAGCCAAGCCCCAAGCCAGCCTCAGGCATCGCAGACCCTGACGCCACTGGCTGTACAAGCTGCCCCCCAG GTCTTGACTCAGGAAAACTTAGCCACAGTTCTGACAGGAGTTATGGTTCCAGCAGGGGCAGTTACTCAACCTCTTCTTATCCCCATCAGTATTGCAGGTCAAGTGGCTGGTCAGCAGGGGCTGGCCGTGTGGACAATTCCTACAGCAACCGTGGCTGCCCTCCCAGGACTGACAGCTGCTTCTCCTACGGGGGGAATTTTCAAGCCACCTTTAGCCGGTCTGCAAG CAGCTGCCGTGCTGAACGCCGCTCTCCCGACACCCGTACAAGCTGTCCCGCCGGTACAGGCCTCCTCGCCCACGCAGCCCCGGCCAGCGGCCCAGCCCCAGACGCTGTTCCAGACCCAGCCGCTGCTGCAGACCACGCCGGCCATTCTACCGCAGCCCACCGCTGCCACCGCTACTGCCCCCGTCCCCAAGCCAGTGGACACCCCCCCACAGATCACCGTCCAGCCTGCAGGCTTCGCACTGAGTCCAGGAATT ATCAGTGCTGCTTCCCTCGGGGGACAGACCCAGATCCTAGGCTCCCTCACTACCACTCCGGTCATTGCCAACGCCATTCCCAGCATGCCAGGGATCAGCAGTCAGATCCTCACCAACGCTCAGGGACAG GTTATTGGAGCACTTCCGTGGGTAGTGAACTCGGCTAGTGTGGCAGCCCCAGCACCAGCCCAAAGCCTGCAGGTCCAGGCTGTGACACCCCAGCTGTTGTTGAATGCCCAGGGCCAGGTGATCGCGACCCTGGCCAGCAGCCCCCTGCCTCCGCCCGTGGCTGTCCGGAAGGCAAGCACGCCTGAGTCCCCTGCTAAGAGTGAG GTCCAGCCCATCCAGCCCACGCCAGCCGTGCCGCAGCCAGCGGTGGTCATCACCAGCCCAGCCCCGGCGGCCAAGCCATCTGCCTCTGCTCCCATTCCAATCACCTGCTCTGAGACCCCTACTGTCAGCCAGTTGGTATCCA AGCCGCATACCCCAAGTCTGGATGAGGACGGAATCAACTTGGAAGAGATCCGGGAGTTTGCCAAGAACTTTAAGATCCGGCGGCTGTCCCTGGGCCTCACACAGACTCAGGTGGGCCAGGCTCTGACTGCAACGGAAGGCCCAGCCTACAGCCAGTCAGCCATCTGCCG GTTTGAGAAGCTGGATATCACACCCAAGAGTGCCCAGAAGCTGAAGCCAGTGCTGGAAAAGTGGCTGAATGAAGCCGAACTCCGGAACCAGGAAGGGCAGCAGAACCTGATGGAGTTCGTGGGAGGTGAGCCCTCCAAGAAACGCAAACGCCGCACCTCCTTCACCCCCCAGGCCATAGAGGCTCTGAATGCCTACTTCGAGAAGAACCCGCTGCCCACAGGCCAGGAGATCACCGAGATTGCTAAGGAGCTCAACTACGACCGGGAGGTCGTGCGCGTCTGGTTCTGCAATCGGCGCCAGACGCTCAAGAACACCAGCAAGCTGAATGTCTTTCAGATCCCTTAG
- the POU6F1 gene encoding POU domain, class 6, transcription factor 1 isoform X1 yields the protein MDPGAGPESSLTVNEQVIVMSGHETIRVLEVGVDAQISAEEEGKGLEGVAAEGSQSRGPAEASEPAGEAGPDNPDSSAEATVKSLPGIPPSPAPAVATFSQAPSQPQASQTLTPLAVQAAPQVLTQENLATVLTGVMVPAGAVTQPLLIPISIAGQVAGQQGLAVWTIPTATVAALPGLTAASPTGGIFKPPLAGLQAAAVLNAALPTPVQAVPPVQASSPTQPRPAAQPQTLFQTQPLLQTTPAILPQPTAATATAPVPKPVDTPPQITVQPAGFALSPGIISAASLGGQTQILGSLTTTPVIANAIPSMPGISSQILTNAQGQVIGALPWVVNSASVAAPAPAQSLQVQAVTPQLLLNAQGQVIATLASSPLPPPVAVRKASTPESPAKSEVQPIQPTPAVPQPAVVITSPAPAAKPSASAPIPITCSETPTVSQLVSKPHTPSLDEDGINLEEIREFAKNFKIRRLSLGLTQTQVGQALTATEGPAYSQSAICRFEKLDITPKSAQKLKPVLEKWLNEAELRNQEGQQNLMEFVGGEPSKKRKRRTSFTPQAIEALNAYFEKNPLPTGQEITEIAKELNYDREVVRVWFCNRRQTLKNTSKLNVFQIP from the exons ATGGATCCTGGAGCCGGGCCAGAGTCATCACTGACCGTCAATGAGCAG GTCATCGTGATGTCAGGCCACGAGACCATCCGCGTGCTGGAAGTTGGAGTGGATGCCCAGATCTCTGCTGAGGAGGAGGGCAAAGGACTGGAGGGTGTCGCTGCCGAGGGCTCCCAGAGCAGAGGCCCGGCCGAAGCCAGTGAACCCGCTGGTGAAGCTGGGCCAGACAACCCAGATTCCTCTGCAGAGGCAACTG TGAAGTCTCTCCCGGGGATCCCTCCGAGCCCTGCCCCTGCGGTTGCCACCTTCAGCCAAGCCCCAAGCCAGCCTCAGGCATCGCAGACCCTGACGCCACTGGCTGTACAAGCTGCCCCCCAG GTCTTGACTCAGGAAAACTTAGCCACAGTTCTGACAGGAGTTATGGTTCCAGCAGGGGCAGTTACTCAACCTCTTCTTATCCCCATCAGTATTGCAGGTCAAGTGGCTGGTCAGCAGGGGCTGGCCGTGTGGACAATTCCTACAGCAACCGTGGCTGCCCTCCCAGGACTGACAGCTGCTTCTCCTACGGGGGGAATTTTCAAGCCACCTTTAGCCGGTCTGCAAG CAGCTGCCGTGCTGAACGCCGCTCTCCCGACACCCGTACAAGCTGTCCCGCCGGTACAGGCCTCCTCGCCCACGCAGCCCCGGCCAGCGGCCCAGCCCCAGACGCTGTTCCAGACCCAGCCGCTGCTGCAGACCACGCCGGCCATTCTACCGCAGCCCACCGCTGCCACCGCTACTGCCCCCGTCCCCAAGCCAGTGGACACCCCCCCACAGATCACCGTCCAGCCTGCAGGCTTCGCACTGAGTCCAGGAATT ATCAGTGCTGCTTCCCTCGGGGGACAGACCCAGATCCTAGGCTCCCTCACTACCACTCCGGTCATTGCCAACGCCATTCCCAGCATGCCAGGGATCAGCAGTCAGATCCTCACCAACGCTCAGGGACAG GTTATTGGAGCACTTCCGTGGGTAGTGAACTCGGCTAGTGTGGCAGCCCCAGCACCAGCCCAAAGCCTGCAGGTCCAGGCTGTGACACCCCAGCTGTTGTTGAATGCCCAGGGCCAGGTGATCGCGACCCTGGCCAGCAGCCCCCTGCCTCCGCCCGTGGCTGTCCGGAAGGCAAGCACGCCTGAGTCCCCTGCTAAGAGTGAG GTCCAGCCCATCCAGCCCACGCCAGCCGTGCCGCAGCCAGCGGTGGTCATCACCAGCCCAGCCCCGGCGGCCAAGCCATCTGCCTCTGCTCCCATTCCAATCACCTGCTCTGAGACCCCTACTGTCAGCCAGTTGGTATCCA AGCCGCATACCCCAAGTCTGGATGAGGACGGAATCAACTTGGAAGAGATCCGGGAGTTTGCCAAGAACTTTAAGATCCGGCGGCTGTCCCTGGGCCTCACACAGACTCAGGTGGGCCAGGCTCTGACTGCAACGGAAGGCCCAGCCTACAGCCAGTCAGCCATCTGCCG GTTTGAGAAGCTGGATATCACACCCAAGAGTGCCCAGAAGCTGAAGCCAGTGCTGGAAAAGTGGCTGAATGAAGCCGAACTCCGGAACCAGGAAGGGCAGCAGAACCTGATGGAGTTCGTGGGAGGTGAGCCCTCCAAGAAACGCAAACGCCGCACCTCCTTCACCCCCCAGGCCATAGAGGCTCTGAATGCCTACTTCGAGAAGAACCCGCTGCCCACAGGCCAGGAGATCACCGAGATTGCTAAGGAGCTCAACTACGACCGGGAGGTCGTGCGCGTCTGGTTCTGCAATCGGCGCCAGACGCTCAAGAACACCAGCAAGCTGAATGTCTTTCAGATCCCTTAG
- the POU6F1 gene encoding POU domain, class 6, transcription factor 1 isoform X2, with amino-acid sequence MDPGAGPESSLTVNEQVIVMSGHETIRVLEVGVDAQISAEEEGKGLEGVAAEGSQSRGPAEASEPAGEAGPDNPDSSAEATVKSLPGIPPSPAPAVATFSQAPSQPQASQTLTPLAVQAAPQVLTQENLATVLTGVMVPAGAVTQPLLIPISIAGQVAGQQGLAVWTIPTATVAALPGLTAASPTGGIFKPPLAGLQAAVLNAALPTPVQAVPPVQASSPTQPRPAAQPQTLFQTQPLLQTTPAILPQPTAATATAPVPKPVDTPPQITVQPAGFALSPGIISAASLGGQTQILGSLTTTPVIANAIPSMPGISSQILTNAQGQVIGALPWVVNSASVAAPAPAQSLQVQAVTPQLLLNAQGQVIATLASSPLPPPVAVRKASTPESPAKSEVQPIQPTPAVPQPAVVITSPAPAAKPSASAPIPITCSETPTVSQLVSKPHTPSLDEDGINLEEIREFAKNFKIRRLSLGLTQTQVGQALTATEGPAYSQSAICRFEKLDITPKSAQKLKPVLEKWLNEAELRNQEGQQNLMEFVGGEPSKKRKRRTSFTPQAIEALNAYFEKNPLPTGQEITEIAKELNYDREVVRVWFCNRRQTLKNTSKLNVFQIP; translated from the exons ATGGATCCTGGAGCCGGGCCAGAGTCATCACTGACCGTCAATGAGCAG GTCATCGTGATGTCAGGCCACGAGACCATCCGCGTGCTGGAAGTTGGAGTGGATGCCCAGATCTCTGCTGAGGAGGAGGGCAAAGGACTGGAGGGTGTCGCTGCCGAGGGCTCCCAGAGCAGAGGCCCGGCCGAAGCCAGTGAACCCGCTGGTGAAGCTGGGCCAGACAACCCAGATTCCTCTGCAGAGGCAACTG TGAAGTCTCTCCCGGGGATCCCTCCGAGCCCTGCCCCTGCGGTTGCCACCTTCAGCCAAGCCCCAAGCCAGCCTCAGGCATCGCAGACCCTGACGCCACTGGCTGTACAAGCTGCCCCCCAG GTCTTGACTCAGGAAAACTTAGCCACAGTTCTGACAGGAGTTATGGTTCCAGCAGGGGCAGTTACTCAACCTCTTCTTATCCCCATCAGTATTGCAGGTCAAGTGGCTGGTCAGCAGGGGCTGGCCGTGTGGACAATTCCTACAGCAACCGTGGCTGCCCTCCCAGGACTGACAGCTGCTTCTCCTACGGGGGGAATTTTCAAGCCACCTTTAGCCGGTCTGCAAG CTGCCGTGCTGAACGCCGCTCTCCCGACACCCGTACAAGCTGTCCCGCCGGTACAGGCCTCCTCGCCCACGCAGCCCCGGCCAGCGGCCCAGCCCCAGACGCTGTTCCAGACCCAGCCGCTGCTGCAGACCACGCCGGCCATTCTACCGCAGCCCACCGCTGCCACCGCTACTGCCCCCGTCCCCAAGCCAGTGGACACCCCCCCACAGATCACCGTCCAGCCTGCAGGCTTCGCACTGAGTCCAGGAATT ATCAGTGCTGCTTCCCTCGGGGGACAGACCCAGATCCTAGGCTCCCTCACTACCACTCCGGTCATTGCCAACGCCATTCCCAGCATGCCAGGGATCAGCAGTCAGATCCTCACCAACGCTCAGGGACAG GTTATTGGAGCACTTCCGTGGGTAGTGAACTCGGCTAGTGTGGCAGCCCCAGCACCAGCCCAAAGCCTGCAGGTCCAGGCTGTGACACCCCAGCTGTTGTTGAATGCCCAGGGCCAGGTGATCGCGACCCTGGCCAGCAGCCCCCTGCCTCCGCCCGTGGCTGTCCGGAAGGCAAGCACGCCTGAGTCCCCTGCTAAGAGTGAG GTCCAGCCCATCCAGCCCACGCCAGCCGTGCCGCAGCCAGCGGTGGTCATCACCAGCCCAGCCCCGGCGGCCAAGCCATCTGCCTCTGCTCCCATTCCAATCACCTGCTCTGAGACCCCTACTGTCAGCCAGTTGGTATCCA AGCCGCATACCCCAAGTCTGGATGAGGACGGAATCAACTTGGAAGAGATCCGGGAGTTTGCCAAGAACTTTAAGATCCGGCGGCTGTCCCTGGGCCTCACACAGACTCAGGTGGGCCAGGCTCTGACTGCAACGGAAGGCCCAGCCTACAGCCAGTCAGCCATCTGCCG GTTTGAGAAGCTGGATATCACACCCAAGAGTGCCCAGAAGCTGAAGCCAGTGCTGGAAAAGTGGCTGAATGAAGCCGAACTCCGGAACCAGGAAGGGCAGCAGAACCTGATGGAGTTCGTGGGAGGTGAGCCCTCCAAGAAACGCAAACGCCGCACCTCCTTCACCCCCCAGGCCATAGAGGCTCTGAATGCCTACTTCGAGAAGAACCCGCTGCCCACAGGCCAGGAGATCACCGAGATTGCTAAGGAGCTCAACTACGACCGGGAGGTCGTGCGCGTCTGGTTCTGCAATCGGCGCCAGACGCTCAAGAACACCAGCAAGCTGAATGTCTTTCAGATCCCTTAG